From the genome of Epinephelus moara isolate mb chromosome 10, YSFRI_EMoa_1.0, whole genome shotgun sequence, one region includes:
- the sgta gene encoding small glutamine-rich tetratricopeptide repeat-containing protein alpha isoform X2, protein MTDNKRLAFSILQFLHDQLQSGNLSSGAQESLEVAVQCLETAFEVSTDDQSLAVPMTLPEIFASATAKLPSESRVNNNSSPQPPNSLTEEQRAEAETLKTDGNDQMKVENFAAAVEFYSKAIAINPQNAVYYCNRAAAYSKLGNYAGAVQDCEQAISIDPNYSKAYGRMGLALASLNKHTEAVSYYKKALELDPDNDTYKTNLKIAEEKMETSSPTAGMGGVDLAGLLSNPGFMNMASSLMNNPQVQQLMSGMMSGAYGGMPGGGGGGGGGLGGGGGGGGLGGGAAPPGAAAAGDLSGLIQAGQQFAQQMQQQNPELIEQLRSQIRNRTPSAGNEEQP, encoded by the exons ATGACAGACAACAAGCGCCTCGCTTTCTCCATCCTCCAGTTCCTCCATGATCAGCTCCAGTCAGGGAATCTGAGCTCAGGCGCCCAGGAGAGTCTGGAAG TTGCTGTCCAGTGTTTGGAGACAGCGTTTGAAGTCTCGACTGATGACCAGAGCCTCGCCGTTCCCATGACGTTACCAGAGATCTTCGCCTCAGCCACAGCCAAG CTCCCGTCTGAGTCTCGGGTCAACAACAACTCCTCTCCACAACCTCCAAACTCCCTCACTGAGGAACAGAGAGCCGAGGCCGAGACTCTCAAAACTGATG GTAACGACCAAATGAAGGTGGAGAACTTTGCAGCTGCCGTTGAGTTTTACTCAAAGGCCATCGCCATCAACCCTCAGAACGCCGTCTATTACTGCAACAG ggcTGCAGCGTACAGTAAACTCGGGAACTATGCCGGAGCGGTGCAGGACTGTGAACAGGCCATCAGCATCGACCCAAACTACAGCAAAGCCTACGGGAGGATGGG TTTGGCTCTGGCCAGcctcaacaaacacacagaagcagTGAGTTACTATAAGAAAGCTCTGGAGCTCGACCCCGACAACGACACCTACAAAACCAACCTGAAGATCGCAGAGGAGAAGATGGAGACGTCCAGTCCA acagcaggGATGGGCGGAGTCGATCTGGCCGGTCTGCTCAGTAACCCCGGCTTCATGAACATG GCGTCCTCTCTGATGAACAATCCTCAGGTTCAGCAGCT GATGTCGGGGATGATGTCAGGGGCGTACGGTGGGatgcctggaggaggaggaggaggaggaggagggctaggaggaggaggaggaggag gaggcctaGGAGGAGGTGCAGCGCCCCCcggagctgctgcagctggagatTTATCAGGACTGATCCAAGC AGGTCAGCAGTTTGCTcagcagatgcagcagcagaacCCCGAACTCATCGAACAGCTGAGGAGTCAAATCCGCAACCGAACGCCCAGCGCTGGAAACGAGGAGCAGCCATGA
- the sgta gene encoding small glutamine-rich tetratricopeptide repeat-containing protein alpha isoform X1 → MTDNKRLAFSILQFLHDQLQSGNLSSGAQESLEVAVQCLETAFEVSTDDQSLAVPMTLPEIFASATAKLPSESRVNNNSSPQPPNSLTEEQRAEAETLKTDGNDQMKVENFAAAVEFYSKAIAINPQNAVYYCNRAAAYSKLGNYAGAVQDCEQAISIDPNYSKAYGRMGLALASLNKHTEAVSYYKKALELDPDNDTYKTNLKIAEEKMETSSPTAGMGGVDLAGLLSNPGFMNMASSLMNNPQVQQLMSGMMSGAYGGMPGGGGGGGGGLGGGGGGGGLGGGGGLGGGGGLGGGAAPPGAAAAGDLSGLIQAGQQFAQQMQQQNPELIEQLRSQIRNRTPSAGNEEQP, encoded by the exons ATGACAGACAACAAGCGCCTCGCTTTCTCCATCCTCCAGTTCCTCCATGATCAGCTCCAGTCAGGGAATCTGAGCTCAGGCGCCCAGGAGAGTCTGGAAG TTGCTGTCCAGTGTTTGGAGACAGCGTTTGAAGTCTCGACTGATGACCAGAGCCTCGCCGTTCCCATGACGTTACCAGAGATCTTCGCCTCAGCCACAGCCAAG CTCCCGTCTGAGTCTCGGGTCAACAACAACTCCTCTCCACAACCTCCAAACTCCCTCACTGAGGAACAGAGAGCCGAGGCCGAGACTCTCAAAACTGATG GTAACGACCAAATGAAGGTGGAGAACTTTGCAGCTGCCGTTGAGTTTTACTCAAAGGCCATCGCCATCAACCCTCAGAACGCCGTCTATTACTGCAACAG ggcTGCAGCGTACAGTAAACTCGGGAACTATGCCGGAGCGGTGCAGGACTGTGAACAGGCCATCAGCATCGACCCAAACTACAGCAAAGCCTACGGGAGGATGGG TTTGGCTCTGGCCAGcctcaacaaacacacagaagcagTGAGTTACTATAAGAAAGCTCTGGAGCTCGACCCCGACAACGACACCTACAAAACCAACCTGAAGATCGCAGAGGAGAAGATGGAGACGTCCAGTCCA acagcaggGATGGGCGGAGTCGATCTGGCCGGTCTGCTCAGTAACCCCGGCTTCATGAACATG GCGTCCTCTCTGATGAACAATCCTCAGGTTCAGCAGCT GATGTCGGGGATGATGTCAGGGGCGTACGGTGGGatgcctggaggaggaggaggaggaggaggagggctaggaggaggaggaggaggaggcggcctaggaggaggaggaggcctaggaggaggaggaggcctaGGAGGAGGTGCAGCGCCCCCcggagctgctgcagctggagatTTATCAGGACTGATCCAAGC AGGTCAGCAGTTTGCTcagcagatgcagcagcagaacCCCGAACTCATCGAACAGCTGAGGAGTCAAATCCGCAACCGAACGCCCAGCGCTGGAAACGAGGAGCAGCCATGA